In Dictyoglomus sp. NZ13-RE01, the genomic stretch TTATTTTCACTGTTTTCCCTTTTACTTTCTCTTTTAGCAACATCCTTCTTAATTTCAACCTTATTTACCTTATCGAGGAATGCTTTTTCTTTAATGTCTTCTATTCTATATCCCATATATTTTATATCTGGAATTTTATTCCCTGTGGAAATTCTTCCATTATGGGCTCAATATATATCCGCTTTCCTTCCTATTAGATGGAGTGTGTCATTCTTAAAAAATTCTTTGCAAAAAGACTTTGGTATTGAAAAAGAATTTTATTGGTCCATCTTTTTAAGTCTTTTATATATCTTATTAGGACATTTTCTCTTTAAATATATAGAAAGGGAAAATAGAAAAAATGCAACTTTTGGGGGCATTTAATGCTTAGGAGAGTGTTGACATTTTTGAGAAATTCTTGGTTGGCATATAAAGGAGTTTCATTATGGCTAAATCCATAGGCTTATATGATTGAAAAAGTTATCAATCCTATATTTAGATATCTTTTTTATTCTTTTTTGATATTGTACGGATATAAAGAAAGGGCTAATATTGCAGTTTTTATTTTAGGAAATGCCATTCTCCTTTCTTCAATAAGTGCTTTAAAGGGAATAGGTATAATTTATTTTTCTGAAAGACAGCAGGGTACATTGATGTATTTTATCGTAAGTCCTCGCTCGCGCATGAGAATTATTCTCCAAAAGATATTTTTCCATATTCTTGACGCTTTTCTTACAGTATTAATTGTATTAACCATTATGTTTATAGGTTTCAAATTATATTATCCTCTTCATCAGTTTATATATATTTTTTTATTGGTGATAATAGGAGTAGTATCAGTGAGCCTTTTTGGAAGTCTTATAGCAAGCTTAGGGCTCTTAACCAGAGATATAAATATGCTTCTTAATGGAGTAGAGGTATTAATGATTTTACTAAGTGGTGTTAATATTCCTATATCAAAATTTCCAGTGTTTTTAAAATATTTATCTTGCGTCTTCCCTCTCTCACATCTTATTGAAGGACTAAATTATATAGTACAAGATAGGATATCTATGGCAATACCTTACATAACTTCTGAGATTATATTACTTTTCATATATTTTCTTTTAGGTAATTTTATAATCAAATTTTTAGAGCATAAAGCAAGACACATTGGAAATATTGATTTTTACTAATGGTGTAACTTCTTTTTAAGAGAAGTGCTATAATATTT encodes the following:
- a CDS encoding ABC transporter; the encoded protein is MIEKVINPIFRYLFYSFLILYGYKERANIAVFILGNAILLSSISALKGIGIIYFSERQQGTLMYFIVSPRSRMRIILQKIFFHILDAFLTVLIVLTIMFIGFKLYYPLHQFIYIFLLVIIGVVSVSLFGSLIASLGLLTRDINMLLNGVEVLMILLSGVNIPISKFPVFLKYLSCVFPLSHLIEGLNYIVQDRISMAIPYITSEIILLFIYFLLGNFIIKFLEHKARHIGNIDFY